The Motilibacter aurantiacus genome segment GACGTCGATCGCCTCGTCGACGAACACCGTGTTGACCGAGCTGCGCAGCCCGGAGAGGAGGCTGACGTTGGAGCCGTACGACTGGTTGAACTCGTTGCGCACGGACCCGCCGCCGGGCAGCGACATCGGGCTGTTGCCCTCGTAGGTGCTGTAGAGGCTCTTGCCGTCCTCGAGCGCGGCGGCCAGGGCGAACGGCTTGAACGTTGAGCCGGGCTGGACCTTCGCGGTCGCGTCGTTGAACTGGCGGTCGAGGTAGTCGCGCCCGCCGTACATGGCCTTGATCGCGCCGGTGCGCGTGTCGATGCTGACCAGGCCCGCGTGCACCCCCTCGGCGTCGGTCGCGGGGTACTCGCCCTCCTCGGGGTCCATCGCCTTGACCGCCGCCGCCTGGGCGTCCTTGTCGAAGGTCGTGACGACGCGCAGGCCCCCGCCCTCGATCTCCTGCTCGGTGCGGCCCGAGGCGAGCAGCTCGTCGTTGACGTAGTCGAGCAGGTAGCCCTGCGGGCCCTTGTACGCGTTGACCTTCGTCGGCCTGGCGATCAGCGGGAACTTCGCGCGCGAGCGCTGCTCCTGGGTGATCCAGCCCTGCTCGAGCATGCCGTCGAGCACGTAGTTCCACCGCCGCTGGGCCGCGGCCTTGCGGTCGGCCACCTGGGCCTTGGACAGGCCCTGCTTCTGGAAGTCGAACGTGTCCGGGGCCTGGATGATGCCGGCGAGGAACGCCGCCTGGCTGACCGTCAGCTTCTGGTAGCTGTTCTGCCCGCGCGGGAACCACGCCTGCGCGGCGGCGTTCAGGCCGTACGACCGCCGGCCCCACCAGATCGTGTTGAGGTAGTCCTGCAGGATCTCGTCCTTGGACTTCTGCTTGTTGATCTTGATCGCCAGCACGGCCTCGCGCAGCTTGCGCTGGTACGTCTTCTGCGAGCCGACGTCGCTGTAGTAGTTGCGGACGTACTGCTGGGTGATGGTGGACCCGCCCTGGCCCCGGCTGTCGCTGCTGAGGTTGCTCCAGAAGGCGCGCACGATGGCCTTCGGGGACACGCCGCTGTTGCTGTAGAACGACCGGTCCTCCGCGGCGAGCACCGCGTCCTTGACCGACTCGGGGACCTTCTCGATCGGCACGCTCGTCCGGTTCTGCTCGCCGGACAGCCGCCCGAGCAGCGTCTTGCCGTCGGAGTAGTAGACCGCCGAGGACTGGGCCAGCGCCGCCGAGCTCGCCTCCGGGATGGTCGTCTGGGCGTACACCCAGGCGAACGCGCCGACGAGGGTCAGCGCGCCCATCACGCCGAGCAGCAGCACCTGCCGCCAGGACGGCAGCAGCTTGAGCACCCCGCGGCGGTGGCTGCGCGGGTAGTCGATCAGGCGCGACCGCTGCGGGGCACTGGTGGCGCGGCGCTTGCCGTGCCGGCCGCGCGGGTCGAGATGACCGGGCAGGGTCACGGAGGAGTCCTCGGGGGTAGGCCGACGGCGGACGTGGCTGCCCGCCACACGCTCCCGGGGGGTCCCGGTCGGAGCTGCGGGCGGGCGCAGACGTGCCGGACCGCCAGCACGCTCTGCAACTGCACGGGACAACAGCGTACGGCTGACGGTCGTTCCCGGCGTGTTCCGTTTGCCCCTTCGTCACCTGAGAGCTATCGTCCAGATGTATCGGCTCGATACATCGAGTCGACAGGACGGTTCGATACGTCCACGCGATAGGTCCACGAGCGGCGGCCCAGCATCTCGTACGGGCTGTAGGCGTACGGACACGGGCCCGCCCGGTGCAGACCAGCGCCGGACGAGCCACCCAGCGGCAGCATCCAGACCGGGCAGGAGCGACGATGGCCACGAGGAGCAGCGGCGTGCTCGAGCTCGCCGTCCTCGGCCTGCTGCACGAGGGGCCGATGCACGGCTACGAGCTGCGCAAGCGGCTCAACGCCCTGCTGGGGACCTTCCGGGCGTTCTCCTACGGCTCGCTGTACCCCGCGCTGCGCAAGATGCTCGACTCCGGCCTGATCGCGGAGGACACGCCCGAGGGCGCGGGCTCCGACGGGTCGGCGCCGAGCCCGGCTCTCGCGGGCAAGCGCGCGCGGATCGTCTACCGCATCACCGCGGAGGGCAAGGAGCAGTTCCAGCAGCTCCTGGCCGAGGCGGGGCCGGACACGTGGGAGGACGAGCGGTTCGGCGTCCACCTGGCGTTCTTCCGGCACACGGACGC includes the following:
- a CDS encoding transglycosylase domain-containing protein, translated to MTLPGHLDPRGRHGKRRATSAPQRSRLIDYPRSHRRGVLKLLPSWRQVLLLGVMGALTLVGAFAWVYAQTTIPEASSAALAQSSAVYYSDGKTLLGRLSGEQNRTSVPIEKVPESVKDAVLAAEDRSFYSNSGVSPKAIVRAFWSNLSSDSRGQGGSTITQQYVRNYYSDVGSQKTYQRKLREAVLAIKINKQKSKDEILQDYLNTIWWGRRSYGLNAAAQAWFPRGQNSYQKLTVSQAAFLAGIIQAPDTFDFQKQGLSKAQVADRKAAAQRRWNYVLDGMLEQGWITQEQRSRAKFPLIARPTKVNAYKGPQGYLLDYVNDELLASGRTEQEIEGGGLRVVTTFDKDAQAAAVKAMDPEEGEYPATDAEGVHAGLVSIDTRTGAIKAMYGGRDYLDRQFNDATAKVQPGSTFKPFALAAALEDGKSLYSTYEGNSPMSLPGGGSVRNEFNQSYGSNVSLLSGLRSSVNTVFVDEAIDVGPAKVRQAIVASGIPDDAPGLETNARIPLGIASVSPLQMALGYSTFAGEGMRPKKAYSVQKVWAVDDPDRVLIQAPKQPDRVRVFSRDIARDVTYAMEQVVRDGTGTEAQGVGTDVAGKTGTHGVDDKTLTAWFVGFTPELSTAVSFYRGEETQEDLDGVGGQDTAAFFGGGYPARIWTAYMSAAVELPGYDGNTDFPDPAYVNARSWDRDDDNGSSGSSESGSEPTPTPSSSPEPADEPTPTPSSTPTAQEPAPAPTPSSGGVQPPAQSPPVVEGAVPPADPVVGAVPPAAGQGAP
- a CDS encoding PadR family transcriptional regulator, which gives rise to MATRSSGVLELAVLGLLHEGPMHGYELRKRLNALLGTFRAFSYGSLYPALRKMLDSGLIAEDTPEGAGSDGSAPSPALAGKRARIVYRITAEGKEQFQQLLAEAGPDTWEDERFGVHLAFFRHTDAATRLRVLEGRRSRLEERRERVRGSLARTRERLDSYTLALQNHGLESVEREVRWLNELIDGEREGAPPTTLPPVDGAAVPDSLQKLDIHSHNDVTGSPSGAGTKN